The Haematobia irritans isolate KBUSLIRL chromosome 1, ASM5000362v1, whole genome shotgun sequence DNA segment taaagtttatattctttaaaattggttattaaagaaaagtcatTTGACAAAATGGCTAATGGCAgaacggctaaactcgaacttaatactcacgttAAGGCTGTAGCATATAATATGataatgagattttttttaaaatgtatataatttttaaaaacgaatttaTCGTTGTATTGATGCTGCTAAATATACGAATCGAAATGGACCATGATTTgacgttttgaaaaatttgctttaatttttgtttttacggCTAATTAAGCGATCTCTCGCATGAAGAACATGCTGCTGACATACTCTGTTGATGTCCGTGATTGTACAATGTGTATATTTTAAGTTGCAGATATCTAAGTAAGAAAGCAAAACATTAGTACGTTTTTAAGTAAAAAGAGTAATCAACAAACctttaattattttgaatgaaacgaaattttgtatatttggtTTAGTTGGCGTTCCACGCCATGTTAGATTTACTGCTAGTTTGTCGCTTATCACAGATTTAATTGCGGCTCGCATAAAGGAAGGCATATCACTTCCCCCAACacgttgtattaaatttttctgaaaatgcataaatattaaataaattaatattatcgCTACAAAAACTACACCTAAAAAGAGAATGTAGGTTTATAGtagaaaagttttactaaaatattttagcaatTCCACATGATatgattaaacaaatttaaatttttataccctgcgccacactgtggaacagggtattataagttagtgcatatgtttgcaacacccagaaggagacgagatagacacatggcgtcgttgacaaaaatgcttagggtgggcttctgagtcgatatagccatgtccgtctatccgtgaacacatttttgtaatcaaaggattaggtcgcagtttaagcccaatcgacttcaaatttggcacaagtatgtgtttttggtcagaatagaaccctattgattttggaaggaatcggttcagatttagatatagctcccatatatatatttcgcccgatatgcacttatacggccctagaagccagagttttaccccaatttggttgaaattttgcactaggagtacaatcggTAGTATAgtgaaatgtgcaaaattttgttgaaatcggttcagatttagatatagctcccatatatatatttcgtccgatatgaacttatgcggcttagaagacagagttttaccccaatttggttgaaattttgcactaggagtataattggtagtatagtctagtgtgccaatttttttttttttgaaatcggttcagatttagatataactccatatatatatatatttcgtccgatatgaacttatgcggcatagaagccagagttttaccccaatttggttgaaattttgcactaggagtacaattggtagtatagtctagtgtgccaattttttttgaaatcggttcagagttagatataactcccatatatatctttcgtcccatATGAACTTATACGGCCATTAAAGCAagtgttttaccccaatttggttgaaatttgcactaggagtacaattggtagtatagtcacgagtgcaaaatttgattgaaatcggttcagatttagatatagctcccatatatatcattcgcccgatatgcatttatacggacctagaagccagagttttaccgcaatttg contains these protein-coding regions:
- the LOC142222665 gene encoding uncharacterized protein LOC142222665 isoform X3 codes for the protein MEDQTSQQLLIHEMRTMKIEFKKLEETNRKIIGVLTEEIIALKHEVKQNRLSQPGSSDTSLLPTLPICSLNLLKEFDDQLLLDEDVKSQLKNLIQRVGGSDMPSFMRAAIKSVISDKLAVNLTWRGTPTKPNIQNFVSFKIIKDICNLKYTHCTITDINRVCQQHVLHARDRLISRKNKN